From Methanobrevibacter olleyae, the proteins below share one genomic window:
- the cbiM gene encoding cobalt transporter CbiM produces MHIPDGFIPLAQCAIYYVILIVALYFSGKWARENLDEKRIPLLAVLAAGIFAIMSMNIPIPFGTSGHMVGGALVAIVFMAPEAAILVFTAVLLIQALFFGDGGITALGANVFNMAIVGGFTGLFTYKGLNGILGKYPSVFLAAWLATLVAAVVAAIEMAIAGTFPLTVGIASMALYHAFIGIIEGVLTVIVIYALEKFRPDLLAWNRD; encoded by the coding sequence ATGCATATACCTGATGGTTTTATACCTCTTGCTCAATGTGCAATCTATTATGTAATTTTAATTGTTGCATTATACTTCTCAGGAAAATGGGCAAGAGAAAATCTTGATGAAAAACGTATACCTTTACTTGCAGTTTTAGCTGCAGGTATTTTTGCAATCATGTCTATGAATATACCAATTCCATTTGGTACAAGTGGACACATGGTTGGTGGAGCATTAGTTGCTATAGTATTTATGGCTCCTGAAGCTGCTATTCTTGTATTTACTGCAGTATTACTTATACAAGCTTTATTCTTTGGAGATGGTGGAATTACTGCTTTAGGTGCAAATGTATTTAACATGGCTATTGTTGGAGGATTTACTGGTCTTTTCACCTACAAGGGATTAAATGGAATTCTTGGAAAATATCCTTCTGTATTTTTAGCAGCATGGCTTGCGACTTTAGTTGCAGCAGTTGTTGCAGCTATTGAAATGGCTATTGCAGGAACTTTCCCATTGACTGTAGGAATTGCTTCTATGGCACTTTACCATGCGTTTATCGGTATAATTGAAGGAGTATTAACTGTAATTGTTATCTATGCCCTTGAAAAATTCAGACCAGATTTATTGGCATGGAACAGAGATTAG
- the cbiQ gene encoding cobalt ECF transporter T component CbiQ, translated as MVIEQVRTLEFISSKDTIIHNLEGRVKLVAILLIILFTVFSDRLIVPVVLEVFLLIIMYLAKLSFKYSFKRVVLLLPFGGFIIALQPFIHSGNIIWQGPYSWLFITDTGLNWTVLLFARLIVCLTAIVILSSTSPMQEVVQSFRKLGMPRDLAMILAIMVRFLFIFVEELRDIHQSMASRNFDPFNSNISYKWRLKQVGYSIAMMFLKAYEKGENIYLSMASRCFSDNSNLYHAKTIIGKPEYIYLAFIIAIILLLELIVLFYSNDLAYFGISLSL; from the coding sequence ATGGTTATAGAACAAGTTAGAACATTAGAATTTATTTCTTCTAAAGATACTATCATTCATAATTTAGAAGGTAGGGTAAAACTTGTTGCTATTTTATTGATTATCCTTTTTACTGTTTTTTCAGATAGATTAATTGTTCCAGTTGTATTGGAAGTATTCTTATTAATTATTATGTACTTGGCGAAATTATCTTTTAAATATAGCTTTAAAAGAGTAGTTCTTCTTTTGCCATTCGGTGGTTTTATTATAGCACTTCAACCATTTATACACTCCGGTAATATTATTTGGCAAGGCCCTTATTCTTGGTTGTTTATAACAGACACGGGTTTAAATTGGACAGTTCTTTTATTTGCTAGGTTGATTGTTTGTTTAACAGCTATTGTTATTCTGTCATCTACATCTCCTATGCAAGAAGTGGTACAATCATTTAGAAAACTTGGAATGCCAAGAGATCTAGCTATGATTTTAGCTATTATGGTAAGGTTTTTATTTATTTTTGTAGAGGAATTAAGAGATATCCACCAATCAATGGCATCTAGAAACTTTGATCCTTTTAATTCTAATATTTCTTATAAGTGGAGATTGAAACAGGTAGGTTATAGCATAGCTATGATGTTTCTAAAAGCCTATGAGAAGGGAGAGAACATTTATCTAAGTATGGCAAGTAGATGTTTTTCAGACAATTCTAATTTATACCATGCTAAAACTATTATAGGAAAACCAGAATATATTTATTTAGCTTTTATAATTGCCATTATCCTTCTTTTAGAATTAATTGTATTGTTTTATTCTAATGATTTAGCTTACTTTGGCATTTCTTTATCTTTATAG
- a CDS encoding PDGLE domain-containing protein, whose amino-acid sequence MELSQSDKYLIVIGIIFCIALAVLSPYIASGDPDGLEKSAEDAAVGEDLESAVIESPFPDYSYEPLDKLGEIGVLIFGGLITLALGLGIGYALKKSE is encoded by the coding sequence ATGGAATTAAGTCAAAGTGATAAATATTTAATTGTAATAGGAATTATATTTTGTATTGCATTAGCAGTATTATCTCCTTATATTGCATCTGGTGATCCTGACGGGCTAGAAAAATCTGCTGAAGATGCTGCAGTTGGCGAAGATCTTGAATCTGCAGTAATTGAGTCACCATTTCCAGACTATAGCTATGAACCTTTAGACAAATTAGGTGAAATCGGTGTTTTAATATTCGGCGGTCTGATAACACTGGCTCTTGGTTTAGGTATAGGTTATGCATTAAAAAAGTCTGAATAA